The genomic region GCCACCAATCCGCCCAAACCGCCAGCTGCCTGGCCTTCTTCGGCTGTAACCACCGCGCCGGTTTTCTGGGCGGTTTGAATAACTGTCACGGCGTCGAGCGGTTTGATTACCGGTACGTGTACAACTTCGGCGTCGATGCCTTCTTTGTATAAGGCTTCGGCCGCCAGCAGCGCCTGATAAGTCATGGTGCCGGTGCTGATAATACTGACGTCCTGGCCGGCGCTTAAAACGTAGGCCCGCTTAAGAGAAAAGGGTGTCCGCTCGGTCGTAAAGACCGGGGTCGCTTCGCGGGCCAGTCGCATATAGGCCGGTCGGCTGTCTTCAGCTAGCGCCAGGGTGGCTTTAGCGGCTTCGACTGCGTCACCGGGAGCAACCACTACCATGTTTGGCATGACCCGCATCAAAGCTATGTCCTCCAGCATTTGGTGGGTGGCGCCGTCCGGGCCGACCGATACTCCAGCGTGCGATCCGATAATTTTGACCGGTTGGTCATTGAGTGCAATCGTCGTCCGGATTTGCTCCCAATTGCGCCCCGGATTAAAAGCCGCGTAACTGCTAGCAAACGGTACCTTGCCCATGGCCGCCATGCCAGAGGCAACGGTCACCAAATTTTGCTCGGCCACGCCGATTTGAACGAATCGCTCGGGAAACTCATTAGCAAATAGATCCATCTTAGTCGAACTGGTCAAATCAGCGCATAGCGCCACGACCTTTTCATCCCGTCGACCGGCCTCCAACAAACCACGACCAAAACCACTTCTGATCGGCTCGGTCTCAGCCTTGGCCAGGTCCTGAATTAAGTACATGCCGGTCATTATTCGTGCTCTCCCTTAATCTTGCCGCCCAGGCTGCGCAACTTGGCCAGCGCTTCTTTAGCTTGTTTGGAATCGGGTGGCGCTCCATGCCAATGGAAGTCATACTCCATAAACGGAACTCCTTTGCCCGGGATGGTGTGGGCGATGATGACTGCCGGTTTTTCGACGATTGCCCGGGCCATCGCACAGGCATCGATAATCGATTCTATGTTATGCCCGTCGATTTCTATGGCGTGCCAACCAAAGGCTTCCCACTTGGCTTTCAAGTCCTCAAGCGGCATAACCGATTCAGTCGGACCGTCAATCTGAATGTTGTTACGATCAATGATAGCCGTTAGGTTATACAGCTTGTTTTTAGCGATAAACATGGCGGCTTCCCAGTTGTTGCCCTCGTCCAATTCGCCGTCGCCCAGCAGACAATAGACCCAACGCTTGTGGTTGTCGTCCAGCTTCAGACTAAGCGCCATACCGGCCGCTTGACTCAAGCCCGCGCCCAGTGGGCCACTGGTAGTCTCCATACCGGGCAGCTTGGTCCGTTCGGGATGTCCTTG from Candidatus Saccharimonadales bacterium harbors:
- a CDS encoding transketolase C-terminal domain-containing protein → MYLIQDLAKAETEPIRSGFGRGLLEAGRRDEKVVALCADLTSSTKMDLFANEFPERFVQIGVAEQNLVTVASGMAAMGKVPFASSYAAFNPGRNWEQIRTTIALNDQPVKIIGSHAGVSVGPDGATHQMLEDIALMRVMPNMVVVAPGDAVEAAKATLALAEDSRPAYMRLAREATPVFTTERTPFSLKRAYVLSAGQDVSIISTGTMTYQALLAAEALYKEGIDAEVVHVPVIKPLDAVTVIQTAQKTGAVVTAEEGQAAGGLGGLVAEVLSEHQPTPLKRVGVMDRFGESGDPSELIEKFGLDSKGITRAVNSLLTELGRQ
- a CDS encoding transketolase, translated to MANHKKLTLSQLEDMANTIRQDIIKMLEEAGSGHSAGPLGLSDIFAALYFNILRHDPKDPNWIERDILVLSNGHCAPVRYAAMANAGYFPKKELMSLRKLGSRLQGHPERTKLPGMETTSGPLGAGLSQAAGMALSLKLDDNHKRWVYCLLGDGELDEGNNWEAAMFIAKNKLYNLTAIIDRNNIQIDGPTESVMPLEDLKAKWEAFGWHAIEIDGHNIESIIDACAMARAIVEKPAVIIAHTIPGKGVPFMEYDFHWHGAPPDSKQAKEALAKLRSLGGKIKGEHE